The following is a genomic window from Methanoplanus sp. FWC-SCC4.
CATCTGGAGAGGGGGGTTCAGGTTATGGACAGGGATTCCCTGGACTATCCGGCCGGAAGGGAGTCATTGTTTGTTCTTGCAAGGGGCATTAACGACTTTATGCCGCAGCACATGCTTAACCTTACAAAAGATGCCCTTTTGGGTGCCGGAAAAAGTCTTAGTGGTGCAAATATCGCACTTCTCGGATGGGCATTTATCAATGACTCCGATGATGCAAGAAACGGACCTTCAGAGGTCTTTAGGGATCTCTGCATAAAGGAAGGGGCGGATGTCAGGGTTCATGACCCCTGGGTTCTGGATTACCCTGGTGTTTCCATAAGCCAGGACATAAATGAGGTTTTGAAAAACTCTGATGCTGTTGTGATATTTACCGGACATCGGGAGTATTTTGATTTGAATCCTGATTTTGTTAGGGATTTATGCGGTGCTGAGGTGCCGGTTGTTGTTGATGGCAGGAATGTGATTGATCCGGATTTGTGGATTGAGAAGGGCTTTTTGTATAAGGGTATTGGGAGAGGGGATAAAAATCAGGGTTTTTGTCTGGATTAAAATAATTTGTAATCAGTTTGGAATATAGGATAAGGATTTGAATATGTTGCCTATAAAAAATAATTATTTTACATAAAATCCTTTCATTGTTTTATTTTGGTGATTTTGGATGTATAATCCCCATTTGGATCAGAATGTCTAAAATTTCATTGCGAATGGCTGTGTCTAGTTTGACTAGTGTAGTGCAATATACAATGCCTCCAATAAGTATTGGTAAAAGCACAAGGAAAAAATTGTCAATTGGAACAAATAAGCGATAAATGGCTATAGGTATTAGCATCGCAGATGCGGCAATGATTATATTTTTAAATGTCGTTTTTTCTAATTTTATCTTTATTAACTTTGATAGGGAAATAAAAAGGAGTGTTGATATAATTGACATTGTGATCAGTGTTGATATTGCCGCACCAATGATTCCAAAAAGGGGTATAAAAAGAATATTTAACAATATATTCAGTATTGTACCAAAAAACGTTACTTTAAATGTGGATTTAGGCATATTCATTGCCGTGATTGTAGTACTTATCAAAACAACGAATACATTGGCAATCTGACATACAAAAAGGATAATCAAAGAATAATATCCTGATGCATATGATGCCTCATAAAAATAGTACAGGATATGATACCCTAGAAGAAAACCTCCAATTAATGAAGGTATTGCCAATGAGAGGGAATATGTCATTGACTTTGAGAGGAGTCTTTCAATCCCTTCAATTTCTCCGTTTATTGACATATAACTTATTTTTGGATAGATTACCGATTGGAACGCCATGAATCCAAAGGTTGCCACGGATGTGAGTTGAAATGCGATTGTGTATATACCTACATCAGCATTTGACAGGTAGTATCCAATAGCAATTTTATCAATGTTGCTCAGTAACACAAAGCTTGCATTCACAAGGAAAACCCATAATGAAAATGCCATAAGGGTTTTAAATTGGGCATATGAAAAATAAGAGAGTTTAAGTGTATTAAATGGAATGTTGACAATCATTCCTGCAATAAATCCGATTATCAGCCCGCCTACAAGGCCCATGATGTAGTAACCAAAAAAAACGGCAATCACCTGAAATATTATCCTGAAGAATGAATCCGATATTAATCCTGCCTGAAATACACCTACCTTTCCTGTGCCAAAATTACTTGTAATAAATATCGTATATATTGACGATATTATGACAGCAAGCAGCATCCAGTTAAAAAGACCATATTCGTTTATAGATGAGAGATATGGTTGGATTATAAAAAGAATTAACAGCAGTATTGGTAAAGAAATGACGTTGATTGCCAGAAATGCAGTAAAATAACTGTTTTGGTTCTCACCTTCCGAGATTTTCTTAACTGCAGCCTGTTCAAAGCCAAAATTTCTTAATATTGTAATTATTGAGTAGTAGGCTATGAATAAAGAATATACTCCGTAGATCTCAGGTCCTGTTTTTCTTGCTATATACATAGTTGCAATAAAACCAAAGAAAGTTATAAAGAACATCTGGAAAAGTGATATGAGAGTGTGACGGCTTGTTTGATTTATTCTTAGAATATTGGAATATATTTTATTGATTTTTTTCACACGAATCATTTGTGTATTTTATCAGATAATTATTTGTTTTTTGTGAAAAATTAACAGTTTGTCTTTTGCCTTTTTCTGTATAAATTTTAGATAAATTGTTAAGATAATCTTTTAGCAGAATTCATAATTTTATTTTAGATTTGCATTTGAGCAATTTCATTCAATGTGTATGATAAATTGCTTGAAGAATAATATTGTGTAAAATGCAAAAACTAATAATGCTTTCTTTTTAACGTATGTGTATAATAGTAATGATTAGTCAAGGGTAGAATATTTTATGAGAGACTATATTCCTTTTGGAAAGCCTAATTTTTCTGAAGAAGAAATTCAAGAGGTTACAAGAGTTTTGAAATCCGGTTGGATCGGTATGGGGTCTGAAACTATTTCATTTGAGAATGAACTTAAAGATTACTTTGATGTCAGCAATGTTGTCTGTGTGAATTCCTGTACTTCAGCATTATATCTATCACTCCTGGCTTTAGGAGTAAAATCTGGTGATGAGGTAATTTGTCCCAGTTACACATGGTGCAGTACTGCTAATGCAGCACTATATCTGGGAGCAAAACCTGTTTTTTGTGACATAGATCCAAATTCATATTGTATTACTCCGGAATCTGTTTCTGATAAAATCACTGATAAAACAAAGGCAGTAATCCCTGTGCATATGGGAGGTATTGCTGCTGATATTGATGGTATATCGGAAGTGATGCCAAAAAAATGTCATATAATCGAAGATGCTGCACATGCAATAGGATCAAAATTTCCAAATGACCTGCCTGTAGGTTCTTCCGGTAATCTTACTTGTTTTAGTTTTTATGCGAATAAAAATCTTTCAACTGGTGAGGGTGGAGCTATTGCCCTTAATGATAATAAAATAGCCGAGAAACTCCGTTCATTCAGGTTACATGGTTTATCGTCAGATGCATGGAACAGATTTATTGATCCTAAATCCAAAATTGTTCCGGAAATTCATGAACTTGGATTTAAGATGAATTATACTGATTTGAATGCTTCTATTGGCAGGGTTCAGTTGAGAAGACTTGGAGAATTATTTAATAGAAGAGCTGAAATTGCAGACTATTATGTAGATATAATTCAGAAATTGCCTTATCATGTTAAAATTCAAAAGAACATCCTGAGTCCGGGTCATGCAAAACATCTGTTTTTAATTGAATTGCCTCTCGATGATATTGAAATTACCAGAGATGAGTTCGTACTGAAGATGCGTGATTTTGGAATTGGTGCTTCAATTCATTATTTGCCGCTCCATATGATGGATTACTATAAAGGGATAGATAACTGTAAACTTGTAAAAACTGAAAATTTATATGAAAGAGTAATGACGCTTCCGATAAGTGCAAGCATGACAATTAAAGATGCAGAATATGTTATGGAAGTTTTTTCAAAAATAATGGAGGGGACTATATAATGGAACATAATTCTGAAAAAAAGGTAAAATATGGATTTTATGGATATCTGACAGAAAGATTTCCTTCGCAAATTAATGTAGACGTTACAAACAGGTGTAATCTTTCATGTATACACTGTCCGCATTCGGTCGAGGATTATCATAAAAATAATCCCGTTATTTATCTTGATGAATCTTTGAATAAAAAAATGGTTGATGAGGTGGCAACATATGGCAAAGGTTGTGTCCAGTATATAAGATATACTGCAGATGGTGAACCTCTCTTGCATCCTAAGATCTATGAGATGTTGTTATATGCAAAGGAAAATTCAGGTGCTGTTGTCACACTCACCACTAATGGTACATTGTTAAATGAGAAGAATCTGGATAAATTAATCAAATCAAATATCGATGTAATTGACATTAGTATAGATGCCCATTATAAAGAAACTTATGAGAAAATAAGAGTAGGTGGTTCTTTTGAGAAAGTCGTCAATAATGTTTTGAATTTGCTGAAAAGAAGGGGGGAATTCAAAGACGGCATAAAAATAATGGTGAGTTTTGTTGAACAGGAATTTAATAGACAAGAGAAGGAAAAATTTATTGAATTCTGGACAGAATCCGGTGTTGATAATGTAGTAATCAGGCCCCTTCATTCTGTTGGTGGCTCTGTTGAAGAAATTGCAGTTCAGATGAATGCTAATAGTGATGAATCTGTGAGAAAACCTTGTATTTATCCTTGGGAAAGAATACTTCTTAATTCAGATGGCAATTTGCATTATTGTCCTGTTTCTTTTGGAAAGAATGATATTATTGCCGATTACAGGACAAATAATATTTTCAAAATTTGGTCCGGAGAAATGTATAATGATTTAAGAAAAGCTCATCTTAAGCACTCCTTTGAAAATTATCCTTTATGCAAAGGATGCCCTGACTGGAAAAATATTTGCTGGCCAGGTGAAAGTGGAACAAATTATTCAGAAATTATTGACAAGTTAAAAAAAGATGAATGCTAATATGAATAGAGATAAAATATGGCTGATATTAAAAAACCTATTATAAATAGTATTAAGGATATGGTTGAAAAAATACCTGGATGGAGTCCGATTGATCAATTATACTCTATTTTTCTTTTATCATATTCAACCTCGGATTTAGAAGGGGACTTTATTGAGGTTGGATCATGGTGTGGCAGGTCTGCAAATGTACTTGGACTGGCGGCAAAATTGTCAGGAAACTGTAAGGTTTATTGTGTGGATCTTTTTCCTGAAGAGGATGACTGGATGGAAAACTCCGATGGCACATATTCGTTGAACGTGAAGATAAATGATGGAAGAATAAAAAGTTATGTCGAACAAACGGTTTGGAAGGAGCCGTTTGAGAAAGATATTGCCCCGATTTATGAGAAATACAATGGAATCTATGATGCATTTGTAAAATTTGTTGACATGAACGGGTTAAATGATGTGGTATGTCCGATAAAAGGAGAATCATCGTCACTTAAAGAAAATGTTCCAAGAGATTTTAAATGCAAATTTGCCTTTATTGATGGTGATCACAGCTATAATGGCGTTTGCAGGGATATTGAAAATATTGAGGAATATCTCGTTCCAGGTGGCTGGATCTGCTTTGATGATGCATTTTCATCATATGAAGGTGTTAATAAGGCAATAGAAGATAAAATAATTAATAGCGGAAATTATACCTGTTGCCAACAGCTCACAAGGAAATTTTTTGTGGGTAAAAAAATCTGATGTATAAAAGTGTATTTCATTGTGTAATTGGGTGATTTTATTGAGAAATTTATCAAATATTAATAACGTATTAATTGAAAAATTATATTCAAATAAAATATTTTGTAAAAAATATCTTCTCAAAAAATATCCTCATAATCTTTTGACAAGTATTTCGGATGTTTGTAATTTAAGATGTGATATGTGTTTGGGACATGGAGTATCTAAGGATAAATGTCCTGATAAATCGATAAAAAAAGGGCTAATGAGTCTGGATAATTTTTCAAAAATAGTAAATGAATTGTCTCTGAATCATGCAAATACTAATATTGTTTTGCAATGTAGGGGTGAACCTTTTTTAAATAAAGATATTTTTAAAATGATGGATTACTGTATAGATAAAAATATTTTTGGGAAATCAATTCCAACTAATGGAACATTATTTACGCCAGATTTTCAGAAAGAATTTATTAAAAGAAGTAGTTTCTTTTCAGATGAAAAAATTTTGGGTTTTTCAGTTGATGGAATGAAAGAATCCTGTGAAAAAATAAGAAAGGGTGTAAATTATGAAAATCTGGTTAATAATATAAATTCATTTATTGAATTAAATAATAAAAATAAAAAAGTTAAAACAGCTGTTTTTTTCACAATAAGCAATAATGATTTATTATCAGAAATTGATGAATATGTCGATTTTTGGACTGCTAAAGGAGTAGACATGATTCAGATTACTACTCAAATTGTGGTAGATGATGAACAAGTCAATAGGTTTGATAAAGACTGCATTATAAACAACAATCTATATAAAAAATCAGATCTCAATAAGAAGATACCCTGTAAAGCCCTATATCGCGATTTAATTATCTCTTCTGATCTAAAAAGATTTGAGCATTGTGAAATTGACTATTTTGGAAAAGGAAAATATGATTTTACAACTGGGAGCATTTCTGATCTGTGGAATTCAGAATATTATAATACAGTAAGAAAAAATCAATGTTCAAATATAAAGGATAAAAACATCAATTGTCTTAATTGTGAAGTAAAATATTCCTATCAATATGATTTGCCGACAATTGATTATGTGAAGGAATTTAATGGTTATAAGTACTCAGTAACAGAACAATTCAGATCAAGAATATTAAGGAAAATAAGTTAAGATTAGGTCTAAAATGAAAAAAGTTGGAATTATTCAATCAAATTATATCCCTTGGCGAGGATATTTTAATTTTATTGCTGATGTTGATTTGTTTATAATTTATGATGATGTTCAATACACTAAGAATGATTGGAGAAACCGTAATAAGATAAAAATACAAAAAGGAACAAAGTGGCTTTCTGTTCCGGTTAAATATCATTCATCTTCTCTATCTGGCAATAAAATTCAGGATGTAAAAATTGACTATTCATTGAAGTGGTTTGATATGCATATGAGATCCTTTTATGAAAATTATAAATCATCACCTTATTACGATCATGCTAATACTATCTTTTCAATAATCAGTAATAATAAGTTTGAATCAATTTCTTCTTTAAATGTTCATTTAATAAAAGATATTATGAATTATCTGGAAATTAATTCAGAAGTAATTTATTCCTCTGAACTTGAGCCGGAAGGGACAAAAACGGAGCGGCTCATCGATATTTTAACAAAAGTTGATGCCGATGTTTATCTTTCGGGTCCAAGTGCGGATGCATACCTTGATAAAGAGTTGTTTAAAGAAAATAATATTGGTCTTGAATACAAAACATATGATTATGAGCCTTATTCTCAGTTGCATGGGGATTTTATAGGAAATGTAACAGTTCTTGATCTTATAGCCAATTGTGGTCCTGATTCTCGGAAATATCTAAAAAGTAAATCTCCAAATCAAAAAATTGTGATGCAGGATTAATGAAAAAATATGACTGATTTTAATGAAATTTGCAAATCAATATCAGAAGGATCATTTAGTGATTTTAAATTAGTTGTTGCATTCATTTCAGAAGGAAGTGCATCAAAAAAGGCCGAAGCCAATTTTTCTCTTGCTGAAAAATTTATATCCTCCGGGAATTTAAATAAGGATTACATCAGATTTGCAAAGGTATGTGCAGAAAGAGGGTGGCTTATATCAGGATTTGATGAAAAATATTTGGATTTGTACATCAGAATCTGCATCGAATCCTCTGATTTTTCCGGAGTTAAGGAAGCTTATAAAAAAACCGGTCTTAAATATTTAAAAAAATCTGATCTAAAGAATTCCATAAGATATTTTAATTTATGGCAGAATACTTATCCTCATTTATTAAAAAAAGATGATTACTCTTATGATTTTGAAATAATGGATGCTTTAAATGAAGCGATAAAATCATATGTCAATAATAAATATTATTCCTCTGAGAAGTCACAGAAAATAAAAATTGCATATCTGGTCCATGGTGTATACAACTATTCATCAATTCTTACAAAAATTATTTACAATCTTGCAAAAAACCATGATAAATCCAGATTTGAAATATCCGTATTTAGTACTGATAATTATTTTAAAGTAAAACTTCAGAGCGGCAGTCGCTTTATAGAGGATTTTAAAGTGATAGGTTGTCCAATTGTATTTCCATCCAAATTTTTAGAATCTCCTGAAAGTGTCTTTGATATATCCGAAAAAATAAGAGATTTCAAAGCAGATATACTTGTAGCAGCCTCGGGACTGGCAGATTTTGAACAGTACTTATTATGCGCATTAAAGCCCGCACCTATTGTTGTTGGTTTACTTCTTGGGCCTCCTGCCCAGTTCTGCCCCCCAGTTCTTGATTATGGAATTACCTGGAGTAAACATATCGCCGTTGACAGTCCTGTTGAGACATTTATCACAAAACCCGCTATTCAGTATAACCGGATTCAAACTGAATGTGAATCAGATAAAATAAAGGTACGGCATGATATGGGTTTTTCTTCCGAAGACATTTTGATCGTTTCTGCCGGAAGAGCATTAAAATTTCAAAATTCTGATATGATTCTCAGTGTGTCTGAAGTCTTAAAAGAATATGATAATGCTTATTTTGTAATAGTTGGTGCTAAAAAGACTGATATTGGAGGCATTGATTCGGTGATAACTCCTGAAATGGAGAATAAGTTTTATTTTATAGAATGGGATCTGCATTATGAAAAATACCTTGAAATGGCCGACATTTATGTCGATACGTTTCCTTCCGGTGGCGGAGTAACACTTCTTGATGCTGCAAGATACAGCCTGCCAATTATATCATTTAGTGATGATTTCAGTAATATATTTGATCAGGTTGACTGGAATATTGCAGAAGAGCTTTTTGAAAATGACTCTTTAATTATGATACCAAGATATGATTATGAATTATTTGAAAAATCTTTAAAGAGGTTAATAGAAGATAAACCATTTAGAGAATTTTTTTCCAGAAAATCTTTTAAAGGAATTTCTGTATCTGATTCTGACTTTAGAGGAATTACTTCAGAGTACGAGATGATATATAGTAATTTAATAATGGATTGCGGCAATAAAATTGTAATCTCCAAATCCGATATGTCATTGTATGATAAATTAAAGTATTTCCTCTTTTATATTTTTAATTCGGCTAATTTCTGTAAAAGAAATGTTGTAAAAGTATTAAATTTCATGAAACTTAATAAATAATTATCTGGTGCGATTATGAAAGGAATTTTACTGGCCGGCGGTTACGGCACGAGATTATATCCTACAACCAAGGCAGTATCTAAACAATTACTTCCGGTTTATGACAAGCCTTTAATATATTATCCTCTGTCTGTCCTTATGCTTGCAGGGATTAGAGAAATATTGATAATTTCTTCTGAAAATCATATTGGTGGTTATAAATCTTTATTTGGTGATGGAAAAGAAATTGGTCTTTCTATTGAATATGCTGTTCAGGATAAACCAAAAGGGATAGCTGATGCATTTATAATTGGTGAAGAATTCATCGGTTCTGAAGATGTTGCCTTAATTCTTGGAGATAATATATTTTACGGGTTACAACTATCAAAACTTTTAATGGATTCTGTTGAAAATTTAAATGGCGCCACTGTATTTTGTGCTTCTGTCAGTGATCCAAGGTCTTTTGGTGTAATAGAATTTGATAAAAATGGAAACGTACTCTCTATTGAAGAAAAACCTCTGAATCCAAAATCCCATTACGCAGTTACCGGGTTATATTTCTATGACAATCATGTGATTGAATATGCAAAATCATTAAACCCCTCTAATCGTGGTGAAATTGAGATTACTGATTTAAACAATATATATTTACGTAAAAATAAGCTTAAAGCGAAATTCTTTGGTCGTGGTATGGCATGGTTTGATTCAGGGAATTGTAATTCACTTCTTGACGCTTCACAATTTATTGCATCCATTCAAAAGCGTCAGGGGTTATATATTGCCTGTATTGAAGAAATTGCATTAAATAAGGGCTATATTGATCTCTCTCAATTTAAAAGCCTAATAAAAAATTATGAAAATACAGAGTATGGGGATTATTTAATATCCGTGGCAAAAGAAAAGGAAGGTGTCTGATTTTATGCGTTTAATTGTAACTGGTATTGCAGGTTTTATCGGAACAAATTTTTTAAGGTACTATTTGGAAAATAATCCCTGTGATGAAATAATAGGTTTGGATTGTCTTACGTATGCAGGGAATATAAAAAATATTGAAAACCTGCAGAGTAATATTTCATCAAGATTTACTTTTATCAATTGTGATATCTGTGATTATGATAAAGTGAAGAAAATTTTTAATGAATATGACGTTGATGGGGTAATTAATTTTGCAGCGGAATCTCACGTGGACAGATCTATAGACAATCCGTTTCAGTTTCTCCAAACGAATATAATTGGGACTACAAATTTAATGATGGCCTCTAAGGAGCATTGGTTATATGACGGTAAATACAGAGAGAATTCAAGGTTCCTTCAGGTTTCAACTGATGAAGTATATGGATCTCTTGGAACAACGGGAACGTTTTCTGAAGACATGAATCTCTCACCAAATAGTCCATATTCTGCAAGCAAAGCAAGTGCGGATTTGCTTGCACATTCTTTTTTCTCAACATATGGCTTTCCGGTAGTTATTACAAGATGCTCCAATAATTATGGGCCATATCAGCACCCTGAAAAATTAGTCCCCAAAACAATTGTTAATCTTCTCAATCATGATGAAATTAGTATATATGGGGATGGTAGAAACGTAAGGGACTGGATCCATGTGACAGATCATTGTAAAGCTATCGAATGTGTTTTCAAAAATGGAAAAATAGGAGAGGTTTATAATGTTGGTTCAGAAAATGAATGGTCAAATATAGATTTAGTGAAAAAAATAATTCACCTGTTGCAGGACATCACTGATGACAACTGTATCAATGAAAAGTTAATAAAATATGTTAAAGACAGGGCAGGTCATGATTTTAGATATTCAATCGATTCTTCAAAAATAAGGCAAAATCTTGGTTGGAATCCTGAATTAGAATTTGAAGATGGCCTAAAACAAACTATATTGTGGTATATTGATAATAAAAATTTGACAGTTTAATAGATCTATTCAAAAAAAGACTATGTTTCGTGTATAATTCAATAATTTTGTTTCATTCAAAATAAACCTTTTTTAGGCAAATAATTATTGAGATAAGAACAAAAATAAGATAATAATGAAGATCCTAATCCTTGGAGCATCCGGAATGCTGGGGCATAAATTAATCCAGACTGCCTCAGAAAAATTTGAAACTTTTGGAACTTTCCGCAAAAAACCCTCTGAATATACTATAAAACATGTATTTTCTAATTTAAATCCCCTTTATGACGTAGATGCAGATAACATCTCAGATATTGAATCTGCAATTAAATCATCAAATCCCGATGTTGTTGTCAACTGTATCGGTATCGTAAAGCAGCTCCCTGAAGCAAAAGACAGTATTCAGAGCATAAAAATAAATGCTCTTTTTCCCCATCAGGTTGCAAAAATATGCAGAGAAAAAGGAATAAGATTCATACATATCAGTACTGACTGTGTATTTTCGGGAAAAAATGGAAACTATCTGGAATCCGATTTTGCAGATGCCGATGATCTGTACGGCAGGACAAAATATCTTGGAGAGGTAACTGGGCCCGGTTGCCTTACACTCCGGACTTCAATTGTCGGAAGGGAACTTAAAGGTTCAAACGGTCTTTTTGAATGGTTTTTCTCTCAGAACGGAAAGCAGGTTGACGGCTATAAAAAAGCTGTATTCAGTGGCCTGACCACAAATGCATTATCAGAAATAATATGTGAAATAACCCTTAATCATCCAAAACTTGAGGGATTATACCATGTGTCTTCAGAGCCGGTAGATAAATATTCCCTCCTATCTTTGGTAAAAGAAAAATATGGATTAAATATTCAGATAGTTCCCGATGAATCTGTAGTATGCGACAAGAGTCTTAATTCTCAGAAATTCAAAGAAGATACAGGGATATCAATTCCTCTCTGGGCGGATATGATAGGTGAAATTTACTTGGATAAGACACCATATGATATTATCAGGAGATAGAAATGTTCACAGATAAAACACTGTTAATTACGGGAGGCACCGGTTCTCTTGGAAAAGTATTGGTAAAACGACTGCTTTCAGGTGAGATGGGCAATCCTAAAAAAATAATTATTTTTTCCAGAGACGAAGCCAAGCAGCATGCAATGAGGGTTGAGTATCTCAACAATATGTCTGCAACTGATGAAGTAATATATAATAACTTTAAAAGGTGTCTGGAATTCAGGATTGGCGATGTAAGGGATTATCACAGTGTATGTTCTGCATTAAAGGGTGTGGATGTTGTATTTAATACAGCTGCCTTAAAGCAGGTGCCTTCCTGTGAATATTTCCCATACGAAGCTGTAAAAACCAATATAACAGGTCCTGAAAATATTATCCGTGCCATCAGTGAGCATGATTTGCCGGTTGAGACTGTTGTTGGTATCTCTACGGATAAAGCGTGTAAACCTGTCAATGTAATGGGTATGACAAAAGCAATACAGGAAAGAATATTCATACGGGGAAATTTAAGCTGCAAAAATACACGCTTTATATGTGTAAGATATGGAAATGTTCTTGCTTCACGTGGTTCTGTTGTTCCGCTGTTTCATGAACAGATAAAAAGCGGCGGGCCTGTAACAATTACTGATGAGAGAATGACCCGATTCCTGTTGAGTCTTAATAAGGCGGTCGATACAATATTTGCAGCTGTAAAATATGCAAACCCGGGAGAAACATATATACCGATAGTCCCGTCTGCAAAAATAACTGATATTGTCAATGTACTGGTCGGGTATAAAAATATAGATGTAAAAATTACCGGTATCAGGCCTGGTGAGAAAATCCATGAAATACTTGTTTCTGAGGAGGAGGGTTTTAGAACTATAAAACGTGGTGACTATTATGCAATAATGCCAATGCTCCCTGAGCTATGTCAGGAGTGCCCTGCTGATATGTGCATAAAGCAGGA
Proteins encoded in this region:
- a CDS encoding flippase; the protein is MKKINKIYSNILRINQTSRHTLISLFQMFFITFFGFIATMYIARKTGPEIYGVYSLFIAYYSIITILRNFGFEQAAVKKISEGENQNSYFTAFLAINVISLPILLLILFIIQPYLSSINEYGLFNWMLLAVIISSIYTIFITSNFGTGKVGVFQAGLISDSFFRIIFQVIAVFFGYYIMGLVGGLIIGFIAGMIVNIPFNTLKLSYFSYAQFKTLMAFSLWVFLVNASFVLLSNIDKIAIGYYLSNADVGIYTIAFQLTSVATFGFMAFQSVIYPKISYMSINGEIEGIERLLSKSMTYSLSLAIPSLIGGFLLGYHILYYFYEASYASGYYSLIILFVCQIANVFVVLISTTITAMNMPKSTFKVTFFGTILNILLNILFIPLFGIIGAAISTLITMSIISTLLFISLSKLIKIKLEKTTFKNIIIAASAMLIPIAIYRLFVPIDNFFLVLLPILIGGIVYCTTLVKLDTAIRNEILDILIQMGIIHPKSPK
- a CDS encoding DegT/DnrJ/EryC1/StrS family aminotransferase; protein product: MRDYIPFGKPNFSEEEIQEVTRVLKSGWIGMGSETISFENELKDYFDVSNVVCVNSCTSALYLSLLALGVKSGDEVICPSYTWCSTANAALYLGAKPVFCDIDPNSYCITPESVSDKITDKTKAVIPVHMGGIAADIDGISEVMPKKCHIIEDAAHAIGSKFPNDLPVGSSGNLTCFSFYANKNLSTGEGGAIALNDNKIAEKLRSFRLHGLSSDAWNRFIDPKSKIVPEIHELGFKMNYTDLNASIGRVQLRRLGELFNRRAEIADYYVDIIQKLPYHVKIQKNILSPGHAKHLFLIELPLDDIEITRDEFVLKMRDFGIGASIHYLPLHMMDYYKGIDNCKLVKTENLYERVMTLPISASMTIKDAEYVMEVFSKIMEGTI
- a CDS encoding radical SAM/SPASM domain-containing protein, which codes for MEHNSEKKVKYGFYGYLTERFPSQINVDVTNRCNLSCIHCPHSVEDYHKNNPVIYLDESLNKKMVDEVATYGKGCVQYIRYTADGEPLLHPKIYEMLLYAKENSGAVVTLTTNGTLLNEKNLDKLIKSNIDVIDISIDAHYKETYEKIRVGGSFEKVVNNVLNLLKRRGEFKDGIKIMVSFVEQEFNRQEKEKFIEFWTESGVDNVVIRPLHSVGGSVEEIAVQMNANSDESVRKPCIYPWERILLNSDGNLHYCPVSFGKNDIIADYRTNNIFKIWSGEMYNDLRKAHLKHSFENYPLCKGCPDWKNICWPGESGTNYSEIIDKLKKDEC
- a CDS encoding class I SAM-dependent methyltransferase, translating into MADIKKPIINSIKDMVEKIPGWSPIDQLYSIFLLSYSTSDLEGDFIEVGSWCGRSANVLGLAAKLSGNCKVYCVDLFPEEDDWMENSDGTYSLNVKINDGRIKSYVEQTVWKEPFEKDIAPIYEKYNGIYDAFVKFVDMNGLNDVVCPIKGESSSLKENVPRDFKCKFAFIDGDHSYNGVCRDIENIEEYLVPGGWICFDDAFSSYEGVNKAIEDKIINSGNYTCCQQLTRKFFVGKKI
- a CDS encoding radical SAM protein, which encodes MRNLSNINNVLIEKLYSNKIFCKKYLLKKYPHNLLTSISDVCNLRCDMCLGHGVSKDKCPDKSIKKGLMSLDNFSKIVNELSLNHANTNIVLQCRGEPFLNKDIFKMMDYCIDKNIFGKSIPTNGTLFTPDFQKEFIKRSSFFSDEKILGFSVDGMKESCEKIRKGVNYENLVNNINSFIELNNKNKKVKTAVFFTISNNDLLSEIDEYVDFWTAKGVDMIQITTQIVVDDEQVNRFDKDCIINNNLYKKSDLNKKIPCKALYRDLIISSDLKRFEHCEIDYFGKGKYDFTTGSISDLWNSEYYNTVRKNQCSNIKDKNINCLNCEVKYSYQYDLPTIDYVKEFNGYKYSVTEQFRSRILRKIS
- a CDS encoding WbqC family protein; its protein translation is MKKVGIIQSNYIPWRGYFNFIADVDLFIIYDDVQYTKNDWRNRNKIKIQKGTKWLSVPVKYHSSSLSGNKIQDVKIDYSLKWFDMHMRSFYENYKSSPYYDHANTIFSIISNNKFESISSLNVHLIKDIMNYLEINSEVIYSSELEPEGTKTERLIDILTKVDADVYLSGPSADAYLDKELFKENNIGLEYKTYDYEPYSQLHGDFIGNVTVLDLIANCGPDSRKYLKSKSPNQKIVMQD
- a CDS encoding glycosyltransferase family protein — its product is MTDFNEICKSISEGSFSDFKLVVAFISEGSASKKAEANFSLAEKFISSGNLNKDYIRFAKVCAERGWLISGFDEKYLDLYIRICIESSDFSGVKEAYKKTGLKYLKKSDLKNSIRYFNLWQNTYPHLLKKDDYSYDFEIMDALNEAIKSYVNNKYYSSEKSQKIKIAYLVHGVYNYSSILTKIIYNLAKNHDKSRFEISVFSTDNYFKVKLQSGSRFIEDFKVIGCPIVFPSKFLESPESVFDISEKIRDFKADILVAASGLADFEQYLLCALKPAPIVVGLLLGPPAQFCPPVLDYGITWSKHIAVDSPVETFITKPAIQYNRIQTECESDKIKVRHDMGFSSEDILIVSAGRALKFQNSDMILSVSEVLKEYDNAYFVIVGAKKTDIGGIDSVITPEMENKFYFIEWDLHYEKYLEMADIYVDTFPSGGGVTLLDAARYSLPIISFSDDFSNIFDQVDWNIAEELFENDSLIMIPRYDYELFEKSLKRLIEDKPFREFFSRKSFKGISVSDSDFRGITSEYEMIYSNLIMDCGNKIVISKSDMSLYDKLKYFLFYIFNSANFCKRNVVKVLNFMKLNK